The following proteins come from a genomic window of Dysidea avara chromosome 12, odDysAvar1.4, whole genome shotgun sequence:
- the LOC136240883 gene encoding TNF receptor-associated factor 4-like, whose amino-acid sequence MEADFVEELSDFLKCPICRHCLKEPMQTHCGHRFCRECISRVAESPQAICPIDRAELKIYPDAACERQINSLKVYCSNKNSGCTWKGDLVDEKQHQNSCEYSKVPCSLCGEHVSTADKSEHEKEQCRKRPATCKYCNKTMEFCTLEDHYKDCEEFPVICPNNCGTEPLARVKMSEHLSESCLRVKESCPLEAFGCHDKIERQHKTTHLQQCSMKHLGQLAKTVVQLEEIVKQLQDELTQQKLLTGTQSCSGRFVWKLEGITDKIARVKEPIYSEDFYSHEGGYKMCLCVYPSGDSNNQALSIYFVLAKGPYDAFLGWPFSCTVILTLVNARNPSMSIKKVITPVPNLRYFKRPMTDRNAGYGYPAFITHSKLLDPESGFVQDDSILFCTTVEKN is encoded by the coding sequence ATGGAGGCAGATTTCGTAGAAGAGCTGTCTGATTTTTTAAAATGCCCTATATGTCGCCACTGCCTAAAGGAACCAATGCAAACTCACTGTGGGCATCGGTTTTGTCGTGAATGTATCTCCCGTGTAGCTGAGTCGCCACAAGCCATTTGTCCAATCGACAGAGCTGAACTAAAAATATACCCGGATGCTGCGTGCGAACGACAGATTAACAGTCTAAAAGTTTATTGTTCTAACAAGAACAGCGGCTGTACTTGGAAGGGCGATCTAGTGGACGAAAAACAACACCAAAATTCCTGCGAATACAGTAAAGTTCCTTGTAGTTTATGTGGCGAACACGTCAGCACTGCAGACAAGTCAGAGCACGAGAAAGAACAATGTCGTAAGAGGCCGGCTACCTGTAAATACTGCAACAAGACGATGGAATTTTGTACATTAGAGGACCATTACAAGGATTGTGAAGAATTTCCGGTGATATGCCCCAACAATTGTGGCACCGAACCCCTGGCTCGCGTTAAAATGAGCGAGCATTTATCAGAAAGTTGTCTCAGAGTGAAAGAGTCATGTCCACTGGAAGCGTTTGGATGTCATGATAAAATTGAACGCCAACACAAGACCACTCACTTGCAACAGTGCAGCATGAAACACCTGGGCCAGCTAGCTAAGACAGTTGTACAACTGGAAGAAATAGTTAAACAGTTACAAGATGAACTCACACAGCAAAAGTTGTTGACAGGAACTCAGTCATGTAGTGGGAGATTTGTGTGGAAACTAGAAggtatcactgataaaataGCACGTGTGAAGGAGCCAATTTACAGCGAGGACTTTTACTCTCACGAAGGAGGCTACAagatgtgtctctgtgtgtacCCTAGTGGCGACAGCAACAACCAAGCACTCTCCATATATTTTGTACTAGCTAAGGGACCGTATGATGCATTCTTGGGATGGCCATTCTCATGTACTGTTATACTTACTTTAGTTAATGCTCGCAATCCGTCAATGTCTATTAAGAAAGTAATAACCCCTGTTCCCAATCTCCGCTACTTCAAACGACCCATGACAGACAGGAATGCCGGGTATGGCTACCCTGCCTTCATCACCCACAGCAAGTTGCTGGATCCGGAATCTGGGTTTGTTCAAGATGACAGTATTCTGTTTTGTACTACTGTAGAAAAGAATTGA